A genomic window from Silene latifolia isolate original U9 population chromosome Y, ASM4854445v1, whole genome shotgun sequence includes:
- the LOC141633172 gene encoding cell division cycle 20.2, cofactor of APC complex-like gives MDDKIINNDVRIRDHIVETYRGHQQEVCGLKWSASGQQLASGGNDNLLHIWDRSLASSNSGTQWLHRLEDHTAAVKALAWYPFQGNLLASGGGGGDRCIKFWNTHTGACLNSVDTGSQVCSLLWSKNECKLLSSHGFTQNQLTLWKYPSMVKMAELTGHTSRVLFMAQSPDGCIVASAAGDETLRFWNVFGTPEAAKPAQKVAPEPFADMNRIRIR, from the exons ATGGACGACAAAATCATTAACAACGATGTCAGAATTAGAGACCATATTGTGGAGACTTACAGAGGTCATCAACAAGAGGTTTGTGGGTTGAAGTGGTCTGCTTCTGGTCAACAACTTGCAAGTGGAGGCAATGACAACCTTCTCCACATCTGGGATCGATCCTTGGCATCATCGAATTCTGGGACTCAATGGCTGCATAGACTCGAAGATCACACAGCTGCTGTAAAAGCCCTTGCTTGGTACCCATTCCAGGGTAATTTGCTAGCATCTGGAGGTGGTGGCGGAGACCGCTGCATTAAATTCTGGAACACCCACACCGGTGCTTGCTTGAACTCAGTCGACACAGGATCTCAAGTTTGTTCTTTGTTGTGGAGCAAGAATGAGTGCAAGTTACTCAGCTCTCACGGTTTCACACAGAACCAGCTGACTTTGTGGAAGTATCCATCTATGGTGAAAATGGCAGAGCTTACTGGCCATACCTCAAGAGTCCTTTTCATGGCTCAG AGTCCAGATGGATGCATTGTCGCTTCAGCTGCCGGAGATGAGACACTACGATTTTGGAATGTATTTGGTACTCCGGAAGCAGCTAAACCAGCTCAGAAGGTAGCTCCTGAGCCTTTTGCTGATATGAACCGCATCCGAATCCGATGA